TATTCGCTGCTGGGCGTGTGGTTGCTGGGCGCCACGCTGGCGCTGGTGTACTGGGTTCGCCAACCCGAGCGCACGCGGTATCTGGCGGCGTATGTCGTCTTGATGACGGCCGGTTTCTACACCCATTATTTCACTGCACTGTGCGTGTTGGTGCACTGGGCCTATCTGAGTGTGCTGGCTGGCACGATGCCGCGTGACCAGCGGCTGATCACACGCCCGGCCTGGTGGGTGGCCAACGCCGCGATTGTGTTGCTGTACCTGCCGTGGCTGCCGAACCTGCTGGACCTGGTGCAGCATGTCGAACAGCTCAAGGTGGGCGGTGATATTGGCTGGGAAGAGCCGGTCAGCCTGTTCTCCCTGCCGTCGATGATGTGGCAGTTTGTGCTTCAAGACGAAGGCGTTGGTTTCTGGTCGCCGCTGTTCTGGCTGTTCCCGTTGCTACTGGTGGCTGTCGTGTTTGCCACCGCTTGGCGTGACCGTGAGCGCTATCGGCCGGCCAGCCTGTTGGCGCTGTTTTTCCTGTTGCCACTGCTGTTGGTCTACGGGGTGTCATTTATTTCCCCGGTGTTTATCGAACGTTACCTGACGGTGTATGCCCTGGGTTTGCCGATCCTGCTGGCGATGGCCATCGATCGTCTGCCATCGCGGTTTTCACTGCTGGGGGCGGCGCTGTTCGTGCTGTTTGTCGGCGTGGAACTGGTGGGGTTGAAAAACAATTTCACCGTGGACGAACACGACCAGTTCAACGTGCCGGTGGAGTTCGTCAACCGCAATTACCAGGAAGACGACCGCATCGTCCTCAGCGACATGATGTGGTACCTCAGCTACGTGTATTACGACCAGACTGACGCCCAGTTGCAGCTCTACACTCCGCCCAAACCCGACGGCACGCCCACCCGGCCGAATGCCTATGGCTTTGGCACGTTGGTGGACCAGGACGGCGGGCGCATCTACCTCGACCACCTGTCGGCATTGCCCGCAGAGACCCTCCGTGTATGGCTGATCAGCAGCAACGAAGCCCCCGACGACTTCGCCCCGCTGCCCGAAGGCTGGCGCGAACTCAGTCGCCAGGATGGCGGCGGCGCGCGGGCGCGGTTGTTCGTGCTGTGCAACGTACCGTCGGCACAACCCGAGGGCTGCCGCTAGACTGGGTTGACACTTTTCTATCAGGAGCCTGCCATGGAATCGCCCGTGCATAGCTTGCCGTCATTGTTCAAACAGCTGGGTTTGCCGGATGACCCGGTGAGTATCGAGAAGTTTGTGGCGGTTCACTCGCCGCTCAAGCCGGAGCTGAAACTGGCGGATGCGTTTTTCTGGACGGACAGCCAGAAGGCGTTTTTACGCGAGGAGATTCTGGAGGATGCGGATTGGGCTGAGGTGGTGGATGAGTTGAATTTGATGTTGCGGGGTGGGCGAGGGGTGTAAAAAAAACTTTGCTGAAACACGATAATGTAAAAAAAAATGGTGAGAGGTAAAAAAAACTGGGCTTTAATCGCTCAAGTGAATTTTTTCTGGGGAAGCTCACCTTGGCGACAGTCGGATATGCCTATCTCTGCGAATCGCTGGATTTAAAGGTCATCCCGCTTCAGCGCGTCGCGATGATTAAACCCGTGACCAGAATCACCTTGATCGGCAACTGCCTGGCGGTTCCGCATGCCGTCGCACCTGCGCAACATGCCCTGTTTGAGCACGTGCTGTTCGCACTCAAGCATGAGGGTGTGAATCTCGCCATACTTGCCCAGGTTTTTGAACGTCTTGGTCCGGAGCAATTTTTGGCCGGTTTGGCGGAGTCCCCCCATGGCGCCTTTATCCGTAAAGCCTGCTATTTGTGGGAAGGATTTACCGGGCGAGCGCTTGATTACGCACTACCTGTTCGGGGGCGTGTTGTTGCCTTGTTTGATCCCGAGCGCTATGTGACTGGCCCAAGCATCCGCAACAGTCGTTGGCGAATTGATTTTAATGGCCTGGGCTCTCTGCATTACTGCGCGACTGTGGAGAGAACGCCTGAGTTAGAGGCGTTGTTGGCGCTTGATGTGTTGGGTCGCGCCAAATCCTTCATGGCCATGCTCCCACCCGAAATGATGGACCGCGCGATCCAGTGGGCCTATCTCCACGAAACCCGCGATTCGTTCGCCATCGAAAAAGAACAACCCAGCGAAGAAAAATCCCGACGCTTTGTCCAGCTTTTACGCCAGGCCCACGAAGGGCGGCTGCTGACAGAGGACTACTTGGTCGAGCTGCAAAACAGCACCGTCTCCAACCCGTTCGACAAAGCCGTCGCATTCCGCCATGAACAAAACCACCTGCACAACGGCCTGCGTGGTGCAGCGGGTGTCAGCTATGTACCACCTGCTGCGGCGCTCTGTCAGGACCTGATGGAAGAATTGATGGCGTTCGCCAACCAGCCTGTGAGAGAGGTTGATCCATTGGTGGCGGCTGCCGTCACTGCTTTCGGCTTTGTGTTCCTGCATCCGTTCATGGACGGTAATGGGCGCCTGTCTCGCTTCCTGATCCACCAAACACTCTGCCACTACGGCGCGCTGGAGAACGGGCTGTTGTTGCCTGTTTCCGTTGCGATGAAGCACGAAGAGGCGGCCTATCTGGAGGCGCTCAAGTCGTTCTCCCAACCCAGGCGGGAATTCTGGAGCGTGACTTGGCTGGATGGCGATGAAATGGCCTTCGAGTTCATCGGCCACCCGTCGATTTACCGCTACTGGGACGCCACCCGCTGTGTCGAATTCACCCTGCAAATGGCTCGACGCGCATTGGAAGTGGAACTGCGTGAAGAAACCGAATTCCTCGACCGCTACGACCGCGTGATCAAGGCCGTGAACCAGCGTTATGACGTGCGCGGCAGTGATCTGTCGAAGCTGGTGATGATGTGCCTGGACAACGAGGGCAAGGTTTCGAAGCATCGGCGCAAGCAGTTTCAGTACAGCGTGGCGGAGGAGGTGTTTGAGTTTATCGAGGAGGAGACCCTGAGGTTAATCGGGGAGTAATAGGGCGATCCTGAAATTTTGTGGAGAATATGGGAAATGTCCTATTTCTTTATAGGACGCGGACTATGGTCGCAGCAGGCGTTTTTTCTTATCAAAGGGAGGACCTCCTATTGACAAGAGATGCGACATGCAAAAACTAATTCCGCGTAGACAACTACAAAATTTTGATCCCTCGACAATTGAACCTATAAGTCCTTTTTTTGCGACATCAATTGTTGAGTCTCAACTTTCCTCTACTGCCCATTTATTCGGTTTGTCTGAACTCATCCGTGAATGTGGTGTACGTTTGAGTTCGTGTGTAGCGAGGAATGAGCGAAAAGGAATACTTGAGAAAATTAAAAGTGGAGAGTGGCTGCTTATTTCAGAGCGGGTGGGTGCTTTAAATGACGCAGGTGCCAGGCGATGTATCCCTATCGGATTCTCTCCTCGCCAGCCTGAGAGCGAGGCGGCGGCAGGGCCAGGAAAATGGGCATTTTTTAGCATCGATTATGACGGAGTGAAAAACACCGCGATTATAGCCGCCAATCGATTAGGGTCTATGGGAGATCAAGGTCGAGTATTTGGTTCTGACGGTAAAGATTTAGCAAACACGACCAGAACACTCATTCAGCAATGGGTACCACTTAATGATTTCGAGGAGCACCGCATCGCGGATTCTGCTATCCGTCGATATGGCGAGCTGCGGCATACCCCGCAACGGTTTCTGGAAGGAGAGGACAAGTGGCAGGTTGGGGGGAAATCGTGGCACTGGCAGCCAGTTACGCAGGATGAGGCGTATGAGATAAAGGGTGGAACAAAATGAGCCGTCGTAGAATTTGGCTGTTGTGGGGAGCGATGGATGCGATTTATCTCATTTGGTACTCAATCAATAGTTTTTTAAATAACAGAATCCCGTATTTGACTGACGTAGTAAACGCGTCAACTGTTTTGCAGGAGCATAGTGTTGTGCAACTGTATATGTTTGTGTTGGCGTTAATTTTACACGTGTCAATATTTGCATCGTGCGCGATGTTTTTTTTTCAAAAAAGATCAGTCTGGTGGCTTGTCTTTTTCCAAACGCCTTTACGGCTTGTGCTTGTTATTCCGTCCGTTTCACTACTGTTAGTAGGCGCTCGAATCGCCCCGCATTACAGCCTGCCGTTAATGGCTGGCTTGATCGGCGCTTCGGAGATTCTAAAAGTCTGGAGCGTGTGGCGATGGAGCAGAAAAAGGTGATGCTTTTGTCTGTCGCGCCAGATCTTTCATGGTAACCCTGCCTCCAGAAATGATGGATCGCGCCATCCAATGGGCTTACCTCCAAGAAACGGGTGTCAGCCATGTACCACCTGCTGCGGCGCTCTGTCAGGAACTGATGAAAGAGGTGATGGCGTTCGCCAATCAGCCTCCGTTCGCTTGAGGCATCAATGGGGTACGCCACTTTCTGGAGGCCACTGGCGAGCGGTATGCACCAGAGCCACAATCCTCACCACGTTTGGCTCAAGTTGATAAGCGAGCCGGTAACTCGGATGGGGAATGACCTCGCGCGTTCCAGAGATTCGACCTGAGGGGCCTATTTCCGGGTTTTGGGCCAAGCCAGCTGCTGCGATGCTAAAACGCCGGTCCATGTCGGCAGCGGCCTGCGGGTTTTTATCGAATAGAAAATCCCAGATTTCTCGACGATCCTGCCCGGCCTCGGGCGTCCAGGTAACCCTCATTCAAGGTTATCTACTTGAGCGCGCCTCGCTGCAAATTCGGCCTCCAGGTCTTCGTTGGAAATCTCTCGGCCTGCCCGAATGGACGCGCGCGAGGCATCTACTTTGCGTTGTAAGAATTCGTCATATTCCCGTGTCTCCTGTTGAGACTGCACAAACTGACGCATCATTTCCCGCACGATTTGCGACGCCGGGCGATGCGAGGCTTCGCACTCTGCCATGAATTGGTCGCGCAACTCTGATTCCAGTTTCATAGTGAAGACGGCTAATTTGGTCACAGTTGAGGTCTCGAAATGGTATGTACAAAGTATATACATCGT
The genomic region above belongs to Pseudomonas azotoformans and contains:
- a CDS encoding glycosyltransferase family 39 protein, giving the protein MRRSVVAQNEKVGTLPALSRLSWEGAGWISRLWWVPILALAMALRFYNLTSAAIWGDEGSSLLLSEYALGDLWFHAAHDVHPPLYFFLLRGWIELFGDSIWSIRGMSAIPGVVAVGLGIWLTRQLSTRRAAVLAGILLALLPTAVRYSQEVRMYSLLGVWLLGATLALVYWVRQPERTRYLAAYVVLMTAGFYTHYFTALCVLVHWAYLSVLAGTMPRDQRLITRPAWWVANAAIVLLYLPWLPNLLDLVQHVEQLKVGGDIGWEEPVSLFSLPSMMWQFVLQDEGVGFWSPLFWLFPLLLVAVVFATAWRDRERYRPASLLALFFLLPLLLVYGVSFISPVFIERYLTVYALGLPILLAMAIDRLPSRFSLLGAALFVLFVGVELVGLKNNFTVDEHDQFNVPVEFVNRNYQEDDRIVLSDMMWYLSYVYYDQTDAQLQLYTPPKPDGTPTRPNAYGFGTLVDQDGGRIYLDHLSALPAETLRVWLISSNEAPDDFAPLPEGWRELSRQDGGGARARLFVLCNVPSAQPEGCR
- a CDS encoding DUF2789 domain-containing protein; its protein translation is MESPVHSLPSLFKQLGLPDDPVSIEKFVAVHSPLKPELKLADAFFWTDSQKAFLREEILEDADWAEVVDELNLMLRGGRGV
- a CDS encoding Fic family protein, whose translation is MATVGYAYLCESLDLKVIPLQRVAMIKPVTRITLIGNCLAVPHAVAPAQHALFEHVLFALKHEGVNLAILAQVFERLGPEQFLAGLAESPHGAFIRKACYLWEGFTGRALDYALPVRGRVVALFDPERYVTGPSIRNSRWRIDFNGLGSLHYCATVERTPELEALLALDVLGRAKSFMAMLPPEMMDRAIQWAYLHETRDSFAIEKEQPSEEKSRRFVQLLRQAHEGRLLTEDYLVELQNSTVSNPFDKAVAFRHEQNHLHNGLRGAAGVSYVPPAAALCQDLMEELMAFANQPVREVDPLVAAAVTAFGFVFLHPFMDGNGRLSRFLIHQTLCHYGALENGLLLPVSVAMKHEEAAYLEALKSFSQPRREFWSVTWLDGDEMAFEFIGHPSIYRYWDATRCVEFTLQMARRALEVELREETEFLDRYDRVIKAVNQRYDVRGSDLSKLVMMCLDNEGKVSKHRRKQFQYSVAEEVFEFIEEETLRLIGE
- a CDS encoding type II toxin-antitoxin system RelE/ParE family toxin → MRVTWTPEAGQDRREIWDFLFDKNPQAAADMDRRFSIAAAGLAQNPEIGPSGRISGTREVIPHPSYRLAYQLEPNVVRIVALVHTARQWPPESGVPH